From Pongo pygmaeus isolate AG05252 chromosome 1, NHGRI_mPonPyg2-v2.0_pri, whole genome shotgun sequence, one genomic window encodes:
- the NCSTN gene encoding nicastrin isoform X2: MATAGGGSGADPGSRGLLRLLSFSVLLAASISGDTGVIHVLEKEEDLQWVLTDGPNPPYMVLLESKHFTRDLMEKLKGRTSRIAGLAVSLTKPSPASGFSPSVQCPNDGFGVYSNSYGPEFAHCREIQWNSLGNGLAYEDFSFPIFLLEDENETKVIKQCYQDHNLSQNGSTPTFPLCAMQLFSHMHAVISTATCMRRSSIQSTFSINPEIVCDPLSDYNVWSMLKPINTTGTLKPDDRVVVAATRLDSRSFFWNVAPGAESAVASFVTQLAAAEALQKAPDVTTLPRNVMFVFFQGETFDYIGSSRMVYDMEKGKFPVQLENVDSFVELGQVALRTSLELWMHTDPVSQKNESVRNQVEDLLATLEKSGAGVPAVILRRPNQSQPLPPSSLQRFLRARNISGVVLADHSGAFHNKYYQSIYDTAENINVSYPEWLSPEEDLNFVTDTAKALADVATVLGRALYELAGGTNFSDRVQADPQTVTRLLYGFLIKANNSWFQSILRQDLRSYLGDGPLQHYIAVSSPTNTTYVVQYALANLTGTVVNLTREQCQDPSKVPSENKDLYEYSWVQGPLHSNETDRLPRCVRSTARLARALSPAFELSQWSSTEYSTWTESRWKDIRARIFLIASKELEFITLIVGFGILIFSLVVTYCINAKADVLFIAPREPGAVSY, encoded by the exons ATGGCCACTGCAGGGGGTGGCTCTGGGGCTGACCCGGGAAGTCGGGGTCTCCTTCGCCTTCTGTCTTTCAGCGTCCTACTAGCAG CTTCAATTAGTGGAGACACAGGGGTTATCCACGtactagagaaagaagaggacCTACAGTGGGTATTGACTGATGGCCCCAACCCCCCTTACATGGTTCTGCTGGAGAGCAAGCATTTTACCAG GGATTTAATGGAGAAGCTGAAAGGGAGAACCAGCCGAATTGCTGGTCTTGCAGTGTCCTTAACCAAGCCCagtcctgcctcaggcttctctCCTAGTGTGCAGTGCCCAAATGATGGGTTTG GTGTTTACTCCAATTCCTATGGGCCGGAGTTTGCTCACTGCAGAGAAATACAGTGGAACTCACTGGGCAATGGTTTGGCTTATGAagacttcagtttccccatctttcttcttgaagatgaaaatgaaaccaaagtCATCAAGCAG TGCTATCAAGATCACAACCTGAGTCAGAATGGCTCAACACCAACCTTCCCACTGTGTGCCATGCAGCTCTTCTCACACATGCACGCTGTCATCAGCACTGCCACCTGCATGCGGCGCAGCTCCATCCAAAGCACCTTCAGCATCAACCCAG AAATCGTCTGTGACCCCCTGTCTGATTACAATGTGTGGAGCATGCTAAAGCCTATAAATACAACTGGGACATTAAAGCCTGACGACAGGGTTGTGGTTGCTGCCACCCGG CTGGATAGTCGTTCCTTTTTCTGGAATGTGGCCCCAGGGGCTGAAAGCGCAGTGGCTTCCTTTGTCACCCAGCTGGCTGCTGCTGAAGCTTTGCAAAAGGCACCTGATGTGACCACCCTGCCTCGCAATGTCATGTTTGTCTTCTTTCAAGGG GAAACTTTTGACTACATTGGCAGCTCGAGGATGGTCTACGATATGGAGAAGGGCAAGTTTCCTGTGCAGTTAGAGAATGTTGACTCATTTGTGGAGCTGGGACAG GTGGCCTTAAGAACTTCATTAGAGCTTTGGATGCATACAGATCCTGTTTCTCAGAAAAATGAGTCTGTACGGAACCAG GTGGAGGATCTCCTGGCCACATTGGAGAAGAGTGGTGCTGGTGTCCCTGCTGTCATCCTCAGGAGGCCAAATCAGTCCCAGCCTCTCCCACCATCTTCCCTGCAGCGATTTCTTCGAGCTCGAAACATCTCTGGCGTTGTTCTGGCTGACCACTCTGGTGCCTTCCATAACAA ATATTACCAGAGTATTTACGACACTGCTGAGAACATTAATGTGAGCTATCCCGAATGGCTGAGCCCTGAAGAGGACCTGAACTTTGTAACAGACACTGCCAAG GCCCTGGCAGATGTGGCCACGGTGCTGGGACGTGCTCTGTATGAGCTTGCAGGAGGAACCAACTTCAGCGACAGAGTTCAGGCTGATCCCCAAACG GTTACCCGCCTGCTCTATGGGTTCCTGATTAAAGCCAACAACTCATGGTTCCAGTCTATCCTCAGGCAGGACCTAAGGTCCTACTTGG GTGACGGGCCTCTTCAACATTACATCGCTGTCTCCAGCCCCACCAACACCACTTATGTTGTACAGTATGCCTTGGCAAATTTGACTGGCACAGTGGTCAACCTCACCCGAGAGCAGTGCCAGGATCCAAGTAAAGTCCCAAGTGAAAACAAGGAT CTGTATGAGTACTCATGGGTCCAGGGCCCTTTGCATTCTAATGAGACGGACCGACTCCCCCGGTGTGTGCGTTCTACTGCACGATTAGCTAGGGCCTTGTCTCCTGCCTTTGAACTGAGTCAGTGGAGCTCTACTGAATACTCTACATGGACTGAGAGCCGCTGGAAAGATATCCGTGCCCGGATATTTCTCATTGCCAGCAAAGAGCTTGAG TTCATCACCCTGATAGTGGGCTTCGGCATCCTCATCTTCTCCCTCGTCGTCACCTACTGTATCAATGCCAAAGCTGATGTCCTTTTCATTGCTCCCCGGGAGCCAGGAGCTGTGTCATACTGA
- the NHLH1 gene encoding helix-loop-helix protein 1, with protein MMLNSDTMELDLPPTHSETESGFSDCGGGAGPDGAGPGGPGGGQARGPEPGEAGRKDLQHLSREERRRRRRATAKYRTAHATRERIRVEAFNLAFAELRKLLPTLPPDKKLSKIEILRLAICYISYLNHVLDV; from the coding sequence ATGATGCTCAACTCAGACACCATGGAGCTGGACCTGCCACCCACCCACTCAGAGACTGAGTCGGGCTTCAGTGACTGTGGGGGCGGGGCGGGCCCTGATGGTGCTGGGCCTGGGGGTCCAGGAGGGGGTCAGGCCCGAGGCCCAGAGCCGGGAGAGGCTGGCCGCAAAGACCTGCAGCATCTGAGCCGCGAGGAGCGCCGGCGCCGGCGCCGCGCCACAGCCAAGTACCGCACGGCCCACGCCACGCGAGAGCGCATCCGCGTGGAAGCCTTCAACCTGGCCTTCGCCGAGCTGCGCAAGCTGCTGCCCACGCTGCCCCCCGACAAGAAGCTCTCCAAGATTGAGATCCTGCGCCTGGCCATCTGCTATATCTCCTACCTGAACCACGTGCTGGACGTCTGA
- the NCSTN gene encoding nicastrin isoform X1, translating to MATAGGGSGADPGSRGLLRLLSFSVLLAGLCRGNSVERKIYIPLNKTAPCVRLLNATHQIGCQSSISGDTGVIHVLEKEEDLQWVLTDGPNPPYMVLLESKHFTRDLMEKLKGRTSRIAGLAVSLTKPSPASGFSPSVQCPNDGFGVYSNSYGPEFAHCREIQWNSLGNGLAYEDFSFPIFLLEDENETKVIKQCYQDHNLSQNGSTPTFPLCAMQLFSHMHAVISTATCMRRSSIQSTFSINPEIVCDPLSDYNVWSMLKPINTTGTLKPDDRVVVAATRLDSRSFFWNVAPGAESAVASFVTQLAAAEALQKAPDVTTLPRNVMFVFFQGETFDYIGSSRMVYDMEKGKFPVQLENVDSFVELGQVALRTSLELWMHTDPVSQKNESVRNQVEDLLATLEKSGAGVPAVILRRPNQSQPLPPSSLQRFLRARNISGVVLADHSGAFHNKYYQSIYDTAENINVSYPEWLSPEEDLNFVTDTAKALADVATVLGRALYELAGGTNFSDRVQADPQTVTRLLYGFLIKANNSWFQSILRQDLRSYLGDGPLQHYIAVSSPTNTTYVVQYALANLTGTVVNLTREQCQDPSKVPSENKDLYEYSWVQGPLHSNETDRLPRCVRSTARLARALSPAFELSQWSSTEYSTWTESRWKDIRARIFLIASKELEFITLIVGFGILIFSLVVTYCINAKADVLFIAPREPGAVSY from the exons ATGGCCACTGCAGGGGGTGGCTCTGGGGCTGACCCGGGAAGTCGGGGTCTCCTTCGCCTTCTGTCTTTCAGCGTCCTACTAGCAG GTTTGTGCAGGGGAAACTCAGTGGAGAGGAAGATATATATCCCCTTAAATAAAACAGCTCCCTGTGTTCGCCTGCTCAACGCCACTCATCAGATTGGCTGCCAGT CTTCAATTAGTGGAGACACAGGGGTTATCCACGtactagagaaagaagaggacCTACAGTGGGTATTGACTGATGGCCCCAACCCCCCTTACATGGTTCTGCTGGAGAGCAAGCATTTTACCAG GGATTTAATGGAGAAGCTGAAAGGGAGAACCAGCCGAATTGCTGGTCTTGCAGTGTCCTTAACCAAGCCCagtcctgcctcaggcttctctCCTAGTGTGCAGTGCCCAAATGATGGGTTTG GTGTTTACTCCAATTCCTATGGGCCGGAGTTTGCTCACTGCAGAGAAATACAGTGGAACTCACTGGGCAATGGTTTGGCTTATGAagacttcagtttccccatctttcttcttgaagatgaaaatgaaaccaaagtCATCAAGCAG TGCTATCAAGATCACAACCTGAGTCAGAATGGCTCAACACCAACCTTCCCACTGTGTGCCATGCAGCTCTTCTCACACATGCACGCTGTCATCAGCACTGCCACCTGCATGCGGCGCAGCTCCATCCAAAGCACCTTCAGCATCAACCCAG AAATCGTCTGTGACCCCCTGTCTGATTACAATGTGTGGAGCATGCTAAAGCCTATAAATACAACTGGGACATTAAAGCCTGACGACAGGGTTGTGGTTGCTGCCACCCGG CTGGATAGTCGTTCCTTTTTCTGGAATGTGGCCCCAGGGGCTGAAAGCGCAGTGGCTTCCTTTGTCACCCAGCTGGCTGCTGCTGAAGCTTTGCAAAAGGCACCTGATGTGACCACCCTGCCTCGCAATGTCATGTTTGTCTTCTTTCAAGGG GAAACTTTTGACTACATTGGCAGCTCGAGGATGGTCTACGATATGGAGAAGGGCAAGTTTCCTGTGCAGTTAGAGAATGTTGACTCATTTGTGGAGCTGGGACAG GTGGCCTTAAGAACTTCATTAGAGCTTTGGATGCATACAGATCCTGTTTCTCAGAAAAATGAGTCTGTACGGAACCAG GTGGAGGATCTCCTGGCCACATTGGAGAAGAGTGGTGCTGGTGTCCCTGCTGTCATCCTCAGGAGGCCAAATCAGTCCCAGCCTCTCCCACCATCTTCCCTGCAGCGATTTCTTCGAGCTCGAAACATCTCTGGCGTTGTTCTGGCTGACCACTCTGGTGCCTTCCATAACAA ATATTACCAGAGTATTTACGACACTGCTGAGAACATTAATGTGAGCTATCCCGAATGGCTGAGCCCTGAAGAGGACCTGAACTTTGTAACAGACACTGCCAAG GCCCTGGCAGATGTGGCCACGGTGCTGGGACGTGCTCTGTATGAGCTTGCAGGAGGAACCAACTTCAGCGACAGAGTTCAGGCTGATCCCCAAACG GTTACCCGCCTGCTCTATGGGTTCCTGATTAAAGCCAACAACTCATGGTTCCAGTCTATCCTCAGGCAGGACCTAAGGTCCTACTTGG GTGACGGGCCTCTTCAACATTACATCGCTGTCTCCAGCCCCACCAACACCACTTATGTTGTACAGTATGCCTTGGCAAATTTGACTGGCACAGTGGTCAACCTCACCCGAGAGCAGTGCCAGGATCCAAGTAAAGTCCCAAGTGAAAACAAGGAT CTGTATGAGTACTCATGGGTCCAGGGCCCTTTGCATTCTAATGAGACGGACCGACTCCCCCGGTGTGTGCGTTCTACTGCACGATTAGCTAGGGCCTTGTCTCCTGCCTTTGAACTGAGTCAGTGGAGCTCTACTGAATACTCTACATGGACTGAGAGCCGCTGGAAAGATATCCGTGCCCGGATATTTCTCATTGCCAGCAAAGAGCTTGAG TTCATCACCCTGATAGTGGGCTTCGGCATCCTCATCTTCTCCCTCGTCGTCACCTACTGTATCAATGCCAAAGCTGATGTCCTTTTCATTGCTCCCCGGGAGCCAGGAGCTGTGTCATACTGA